Part of the Trichocoleus sp. genome, CAGGTGACGAGCCGCCTAACCCAGCAATTTCGCCGATCGCCCGTCAAGAAGCCGTCTTTTATGAAGCGAAAACCTCCCAAACGGCTGGGAAAATAGGGAAATCGCAAATTTGGCTTCAGGTTTGGGTATTAAGAATCAGCTTGAGCAATGGGTTCAGCGATCGGGCTGGATAGCGTGATTTGATTCAGGCGTCCACCATGCTGAAGTTCGTGGAGCTTGACCCCAATCTGATATTCATATTGGCTCAGGAGACGGGCATAGATATATCCAGCTTTGCCATCCAAAAAGCCCAAGCGAATGACATAGCAGAGCAAAAATCGCAGTAGCGGTTTGAAAGGCAATCGTACCCAGATCTTTTTCAAAAACCGTTTGCGTTGGACTGCGTCACCCAACAAGTTTGCGCCGATCGTTCCACTTTCCCCCATGCCAGTTAGCAGGTTGTAATACACTCTGGCTTCCCAGTTGGAATAGCGGTTGTGGCGTTCCAGCCAGTGAAAGATATCGCGGAAGTCAATGTGCAGCATGTCATTCTGCAAATAACCAACCTTACCGTCTAGCAAAACATGCTCATGAACTTCGTTATCTCCGGTGTTGCGGATTTCCTCAGTATGAAGATTCTCGTAGCGTCCTTGAGCGTGGCGAAACAGGCGCAGATTCCAGTCGGGATACTTGCCGCCATAGCGAATCCACTGCCCTAAAAAGTAAACCCGCCGATTCAGGTAATAGCCATTAAATTCAGAATTTTGAATTGCCAGTTCAATCTCATCCCATAGCTCCGGTGTAATGCGCTCATCGCAATCGACAATTAACACCCACTCGTTGCGGAAGGGCAGATTTTCGAGCGACCAATTTTTCTTTTTGGGCCAGCGTCCATTGAAATGAAACTGGACGACTTCTGCTCCATATCGCTCGGCAATTTCAACGGTGCGATCGTTGCTCTGAGAATCCACCACAAACACCTGATCTGCCCTTGCGACACTCGCAAGACAAGCAGAGAGATTTTCTTGTTCGTTTTTCGCTGGAATGAGAACAGAGATAGGAAGAGACATGAGGGGTATCAGTGAGCGGGTGATTAGTTGGTTGTTTAGAAATAGAAACTAAGCAAACTGCAATTTTGTAGGATTGCCTGGATGTAAGAGCTATTTTTGGCGTTGCTGAAAGAAGTGTGGAGTTGCAGATTGAGTTCCTGCATTGCTCCTAAATCCTCCAAGTTGGGAGGTGAGGGAGAGGCAAATCATCCTCGAATTTAGCAATGCTCTATTGCTCCGTATCCTCTTCATCTTTCCTCCTTCCCACTTAGCATTCCCTGAATCGCGGCTTTCAAATACCCAATTTGCCCATAGGCGTAGGTAAAGTTGTCGAAACTTTGTGCAGGATTAGGGAGATTTTTGAGCGATTGATAGAGCCCGCGCAGCAGACGTTCGCTGCCTCTGGTCAGTTGGGCAATTCCCGCGCATCCAGCAATCTGCTCGCGATAGCACTCACTAATCCCCTGCCACCAACCGCGGCTGAGAAACCAGGTAGGGTAGAGACGATCGGGGGCAACATGATGAGCGACCAGAGCCTGCGGCAGATAGGTAACTTGCCAGCCTTGCTCTAAGGCGAGTTCAGTCATGCGGAGTTCTTCGTTTGACAGGAGCGACTTGCCAACACGACCCAGGTTCAAATCAAATCCGCCGACCTGTTCTAGAAAAGTGCGCCGAATCGAGTAGTTTAAGCCTCGCGGGGTCAGACCAGGGCGATCGATGTTGATCACTTCATTACCCAAGTCATACGCGCCTAAGTTTCCGGTTAATCCTTCTGAGAGCCACCAGGGGCGAATCGTTCCAGATGCCCACAGCAGCGTCACCTTTCCGCCTGCAATTGCCAGCTTCTCATTTTGTTGATAAGCATCCCAGAGGACTTGGAGCCAAGTAGGACTAGCAACAGCATCATCATCCAGGTAGGCAAGAATAGGGCTTTGAGCGGCTTTCGCGCCAGTGTTGCGGGCAACGGAGAGCCCGGTGATGGGTTCATAGCAGTAGCGCAGGCAAGGATGGGAACGAGATTCAACCACTTCACGGGTGCGATCGGTTGAGGCATTATCAACGACAATCACCTCAAATTCTCCCGCAAAAGCTTGAGCGAGCAGGCTATCGATCGCTTTTCCCAGGTAAGCCTCGCGGTTATGGGTGCAGATAATTGCTGAGATCTGCGGATTGGGCATAGATGGCACATCAAACGGG contains:
- a CDS encoding glycosyltransferase family 2 protein is translated as MSLPISVLIPAKNEQENLSACLASVARADQVFVVDSQSNDRTVEIAERYGAEVVQFHFNGRWPKKKNWSLENLPFRNEWVLIVDCDERITPELWDEIELAIQNSEFNGYYLNRRVYFLGQWIRYGGKYPDWNLRLFRHAQGRYENLHTEEIRNTGDNEVHEHVLLDGKVGYLQNDMLHIDFRDIFHWLERHNRYSNWEARVYYNLLTGMGESGTIGANLLGDAVQRKRFLKKIWVRLPFKPLLRFLLCYVIRLGFLDGKAGYIYARLLSQYEYQIGVKLHELQHGGRLNQITLSSPIAEPIAQADS
- a CDS encoding glycosyltransferase family 2 protein; translated protein: MPNPQISAIICTHNREAYLGKAIDSLLAQAFAGEFEVIVVDNASTDRTREVVESRSHPCLRYCYEPITGLSVARNTGAKAAQSPILAYLDDDAVASPTWLQVLWDAYQQNEKLAIAGGKVTLLWASGTIRPWWLSEGLTGNLGAYDLGNEVINIDRPGLTPRGLNYSIRRTFLEQVGGFDLNLGRVGKSLLSNEELRMTELALEQGWQVTYLPQALVAHHVAPDRLYPTWFLSRGWWQGISECYREQIAGCAGIAQLTRGSERLLRGLYQSLKNLPNPAQSFDNFTYAYGQIGYLKAAIQGMLSGKEER